The following DNA comes from Halobacillus litoralis.
GTTGACCTTGCGAGCCATAAGTCTGTACATCTTTTCCGTTCACATAAAAAACAAGGTCATCCCTATGCGGACCAGCTAAAGTGGTCCCACGTTCAACCTCTTTTGATTCTATATCCAGGAATTTATCAGTGTATGTTCTCTTTATTGTTTCCAAATTCATATCCTCTGATACTCTTACACTCGCATCATAGGCGATTTCCAGTTTTTCCAATTGACGACTGATCCCCTTATGGATCGGAGCCGCCCAAGAACGTAGCAGCTGGAGGAACTTGAATCTGCGTTCAACGATTGTCGTCGCATGCTCGATCAGTTGTTCTGTCATGACTCCGAGCATCGTCCGATCAGCCCCTGGTTTCCTTTGCAGGTCTTTCAATAAATGATTTCGCTGCCTCAGAATTTTTTGATACTGTCCTAAGTGATAAATGTAAGTAGGCTGGATCTGACCGATTTCCATGTCAATAAACCGACGACGCACCTGAGGGCTCCCTTTGACAAGATTGAGATCCTCAGGTGCAAACATGACCACATTCAAAGCACCGATATAATCGCTGAGGCGCTTTTGCTCAATATGATTTAACTTCGCTTTTTTCCCTTTCTTGGAAATGATGATTTCCAAAGGAAAACGACGATTCCGTTTATAGATAGTCCCTTTTATTTTACCATACTCTTCATCCCACTGTATCAATTCTTTATCCCTGGGAGTACGGTGGGACCTCGCAAAGGCTAAAACATAGATCGCTTCCATCAAATTGGTCTTACCCTGGGCATTTTCACCAATGATGACATTGATCTTATCGTCGAATGTCAAAGAAAGCTGATCATAATTTCTGAATGATCGCAATGACAATTCATGAATGTGCATAGGCGCTTCTTATAACCTCATCCTTCTTGGACAACTGTGAAGCTGCCGAATTCTTCTATTTCTACTGTATCTCCCAGGTACAGTTTACGACCACGACGATTTTCAAGCTCTCCATTTACAAAAACTTCAAATTCAGCCAGGAAAATTTTAACCATTCCGCCTGATTCGACAATATTCGCTAACTTTAAAAATTGTCCCAATGGAATGTATTCCGTAGTTATCCCAATTTCTTCGCTCATATTTATTCACCCTATTCCATGAATTCACCTATCTTTCATTTTACTAAAGATAGGGCCGTAAAGAAAGTGCAAGTGACTTAAAGTGAAATTTCGTTCATTCTTCACCAAAAGTGAGGGGCCTTGGTTGTTGATTTTTTATTATTTTTATATTTCTGGTCAGAGAGAAAAGAAAGAAGATGCCATTATAGAATCCATAACAGCATCTTCTTAATCTTGTTTATATTCGTCTCATACTTGGCCGATCAATACGTACGTACAGGTAAAATCAATTGCAAAATTTGTTCATCATCTACAGGACGAATCAAAAATGGCCGCATAGCTCCTGTGAATTCAACTTTTACTTGATCATAATCAACTGCTTTCAATGCATCCATCATGTACTTCGCGCTGAAGGAAATTTTCAGATCTTCCCCATCGACATCATTCGCTAATACTTCTTCAACCACATTCCCCACTTCTGGAGAATTCCCTGTGATTTCTAAGTGATTGTTCTCTTTCGTCATCAAACGTACCACATTGTTTCGGTTTTCTTTCGATAGCAGGGAAGCCCGATCGACAGACTGCAACAATTCCTTCGTGTCTATCTTCACAATGGTTTTGCTCTGCTCTGGAATTAAACGGGATGTTTCAGGATAGTTTCCGTCCAGTAAACGGGATAAGAAATATAAATGTTTGGTACGGAAAAGTACTTGATTGTCCGTGACACTGATTTCAATGGTGTCTTCAGAATCATCAAGGATTTTGTTCAATTCCGTTAAACTCTTCCCTGGAATGACCACGGCAGGTAAAGATTTACCTTCAGGTTGTTCCAAAGGAATCTTGCGGGATGCAAGACGGTGACTATCGGTCGCAATAAATTCCAGTTCACCTTCTTCCATACGGATGTGGACACCTGTAAGAATCGGTCGCGTTTCTGAAGTGGATACAGCGAATACCGTTTGTCGGATTAAATTCTTCAAAAGGTCAATTGGTAATTCAAAGCTCTCTTCTGTATGCAGTTGTGGTAACTGCGGATATTCTTCTGGATCCTGCCCATTCAAGTGAAATTCTGCATTTCCTGAGCGAATCGTTATATTCCTTGTGTTATCACTTTCAATTTCCACCGTGTTTTGAGGCAGTTTACGAACGATGTCCGGGAAATATTTTGCTTGGAGCACGATACTGCCAGGTTCGATATTTTCCACATAAACAATACCATCTTCTTCTGTGGGGATAAAAGATTCAATAGAAATATCTGAATCACTACCGGTCAATTTGATACCCTCTTCTGAAGCCTCGATTTTCATTCCCGTCAAGATTGGAATTGTCGTTCTCGAAGATATAGCTTTCATTACGTTTTGGACGCTGGCGATCAGTTGGTCCCTCTGGATTACAAATTTCATTTCAATACACTCCTCCTAATGAGCATATATTTAATTATTTTTTATATAAAATATAGTAATAGTACTAGTATGGCCTGTGGAAATGTGGATAACGGAAGTGAAGACTGTCAGTTCTAGGTTATCCACATGTGCATAAGTTGTTGATGAATGTGTACCCTTTATACACATTATCCACTAGTGAGTTTTCAGTTGTTCTTTGATTTCATCTAGTTCTCTTTGCAGCTGCTGATCATCTGCTACCATTCTTGATATTTTTTCATGAGCATGGATGACTGTCGTATGATCCCGTCCTCCAAACTCTTCCCCGATTTTTGGCAATGAAAAGTCAGTCAGTTCTCTTGAAAGGTACATCGCAATCTGACGAGGGAAGGCGACGGATTTCGTCCTTTTTTTAGCAGGGAAGTCTTCCAATCTCACATTGTACTTCTCTCCTACTATCTCTTGTATACCCTCAATCGTTATTACTTTCGGTTTTGAACTAGGAATGATATCTTTCAACGCTTCAGCAGCTAATGAAGCATTGATATCCCTGTTGATCAGGGAAGAGTAAGCAACCACACGAATAAGCGCCCCTTCAAGTTCACGGATGTTGGTATCGATTTGATTGGCGATGTAAAGCATCACTTCATTAGGGATATCCAGGCCTTCTGCTTTAGCTTTTTTGCGCAGAATCGCAATCCTTGTTTCTAGATCAGGCGGCGTAATATCTGTAATCAGTCCCCATTCAAATCGCGAACGTAACCGGTCTTCCAATGTAGGAATTTCTTTTGGAGGCCGATCACTTGAGATGACGATTTGTTTGCTTTCTTCATGGAGTGTATTGAATGTATGGAAGAACTCTTCCTGTGTTTGTTCTTTTCCAGCTAAGAACTGGATATCATCAATTAAAAGCACATCGACACTGCGGTATTTATTACGGAAGTTCACCGCTTTATTGTCACGGATGGAATTGATGAATTCATTGGTGAATTTTTCTGATGATAAATAAACGACTTTCGCATTAGGGTTGTGATCCAGTACATAGTGGCCGATGGCATGCATGAGGTGGGTTTTACCCAGTCCGACGCCCCCGTAAATGAACAGTGGATTATAAGCTTTGGCAGGTGCTTCAGCCACAGCTAAAGAAGCCGCATGAGCGAACCGGTTCCCCGAGCCAATGACAAATGTGTCGAAGGTGTACTTCGAGTTCAGCATGCTTTGTGGTGATTCCTCATTGCCATTGTTTTTGACATTCGGTACATTTTTCGATGAAAGTTTTACATCTTCCAATGATTCCTCTTTAGATTCCGGTATGATGAACTTCGTATCCAGTTCCGCGCCCGTCACTTCATATAAGGTCTCTGTAATCAAACCTTCATATTGATTTTCAAGCCAATCTCTGGCGAATTCATTCGGAGCAACGATCGTAAGCGTATTTTCATTAAGAGAATCAGCTTTTGTCGCTTTCAACCAGGTCTCAAAACTCGGCTTACTGATTTTCTCTTTAATTTGATCCAACGTATTCGTCCATAATTCATTGATGTTCTCCAAATTTTTTCACCCCTTTCTATTTCAGTGGAAAACAAAAAAACCTTTCGTTCTCTTTTTCGAACGTAGCAAAAGGATCGAAAGGCGTTCGTATAAGGTTTGTATAATATTCTACGATAAAAAACCTCTGATCGGATGTGGATGTCCGAGGGTTGATTTCACTAGAGTTCTAGATAGTTATTTTCAGTATCCACATACTTGTGCATAATCACATAAACAAGCGTGTTAACAACTGTCCACATGTTATCCACACTCTGTGGAAAAGATTTTTAGTCTTCAGAAGTCAGTCACGGTTAAACACAAATATGATACCAAATAAAACGGCTTGTTGCAATGGTTCGCTTTAACTTATCCACAATTATAACAACTTGTAGACAATCTTCATCCACAACAGTAGATTTTGTGATTTTCTTGTCGATAATTGCTGTGGACAGTCGTATCCACAAGAAAAAATTATACACAACATCTGTGAATGTTCGCTAGGGGATGTTTTGTTCGCCTTTTATTATGGAAGATCCGAACCTTTGTTATAGTACAGGGCTGTTATATAACGCTGTGATCCTTATCTATTGGATGTAGAAAATGAATGTTGACAAAAGGGGAGTATTTTGATTATACTAATCGGGACTGCCTTTTAGATTATGTATTATTGGAATTTTTCCCAGGAGGTGTATATATAATGAAACGCACATTTCAACCAAATAACCGTAAGCGCAAAAAAGTACACGGCTTCCGTGCACGTATGAGCAGTAAGAACGGTCGTAAAGTTCTTGCACGCCGTCGCAGCAAAGGAAGAAAAGTTTTATCAGCATAGGCCACTGAAAACAATCAGTGGTCTTTTTTTCAGTATAAGGTGACAGGAGCAGGGGCGGATCTAACGTCCCTCTTTTGTTTTGAGAGCAGCCGAAGGTCTTCAGAAGGCACCGGCGCTTTTCTAATGTCCAGCTCCAACGCCCAGCCCCTCGCGACACAAGTCGATGATCTCCGTGAGGAAAAACCACCTCACTGCGAACCTCGTCTTATGCGTGTCGGGCCTATCAAGGCGTTTGCGCTTTTCTAATGTCCAGCTCCAACGCCTAGTCCCTCGAGACATAAGTCGATGATCTCCGTGAGGAAAAACCACCTCACTGCGAACCTCGTCTTATGCGTGTCGGGTCTATCCAGGCGTTTGCGCTTTTCTATAGTGGAGGGTGTTCGATGAAGAAAGCTTATCGGATTAAAAAAAATGAAGAGTTTCAAAAGGTTTTTCAAGGTGGGCAATCATTCGCTAACAGGCAATTGGTCCTTTATTATATGGAAAAAGAGGACCAGTCCCATTTCCGTATCGGTTTATCTGTGAGTAAAAAAATTGGCCCGGCGGTATTGCGGAATCAGGTGAAGCGATATTTAAGGCAGGCCTTCCATGAACTTGAAGACCATATACAGCCTCGTTATGACCTGGTCATAATAGCAAGGAAACCGACGAATCAAATGGGTTTTCATGAAATAAAACGAAGCTTGCACCATGTTTTATCAAGGTCCAAGCTATTAAATAAAAAAATTAGACTGTAATCATATAGAATTATGCTGGGAACTAATGCTAAACTTATGAATGTCATGTAGTATGTAGTATATTCAAAGGTTAGTTTTTTAGCTTAAGAGCGATTCAGTAAGGAGGAAGGAACGTTGCGTAATAAAATGTTAACCCTGCTTGCGATGGCAGGTTTGCTTACGTTCCTATCCGGGTGTATGGATGTGAACCAGGACATCACCACGGATAGTACAGGATTCTGGAATGAGTACATTGTTTATCCATTGTCGAAAACTTTGTTGTTTTTCGCTGATTTCACAAATGGAAGCTATGGTTTGGCGATCATTATCGTTACCATCATTATCCGCGTGTTACTTTTACCATTGAACGTGAAGCAATTGAAGAGTTCAAAAGCCATGCAGGATATCCAACCAGAACTGAAAGAATTGCGTGAGAAATATTCATCAAAAGATGCTCAATCACAACAAAAACTGCAACAAGAGACGATGCAGCTTTTCCAAAAAAATGGAGTCAATCCATTAGCGGGCTGTTTACCGATTATCGTGCAAATGCCGATTCTGATCGGTTTCTACCATGCAATCATGAGAACTTCGGAAATTCAGACTCATAATTTCTTATGGCTTGAATTGGGACAATCAGATCCATTCTTAGCGATATTGACAGCTGCGACCACATTCCTACAACAGAAATTAATGATGGCTGGCGGAGCGGCGGCACAAAATCCGCAAATGCAAATGATGCTTTATATCATGCCGCTTATGATTGGTACCTTTGCCTTCTTCTTCCCATCAGCGTTGGCGTTGTACTGGATTGTCGGTAACATCGTGATGATTCTTCAAACCATTTTCATTCGTAAACCTATGATGAAAGATTCGACGGGAGGAGCAGGCGAGTGAAGCAAATAACTGCTACGGGAAACACAGTTGAAACGGCCATCCAATCAGCACTAGAGCAATTACAGACATCAGAAGATCAGGTGGATGCCGAGATCATTGATGAAGGTAAAAAAGGATTTCTTGGCTTTGGTACAAAACCAGCCATTGTTAAAGTATCGATTAAGAAAAATCCGGTGCAGGATGCCGAAACATTCATCTATGAAGTAGCAGAACAAATGGGCGCTCCTGTTCAAGTGAACACCGAAATCCACCAAAGAGAGATCTATATGGATTTAGAAGGTGAAAAGATAGCCATGCTTATTGGAAAACGTGGTCAAACGTTGAATTCACTCCAATACTTAGCTCAATTGGTCGTCAATCGTGAATCAGATATTTTTTACACAGTGATGCTGGATGCGGAAGGATATCGCGGTCGCAGGAAAGAGACCCTGGAAAACTTGGCTCAACGTCTTGCTGAAAAAGCGATCCGTACGAATCAAGAAGTCAAGCTCGAGCCGATGCCTTCCTATGAAAGAAAAATTATTCATACAGCCTTACAAGATCATAAAAAAGTGAATACGGATTCTGATGGCAATGACCCCAGGCGGCATGTCGTCATCCGCCCTTCTTAATGGTGTCACCCGAATACTTCTGTCAAAATACATTGGCAGAAGTATTTTTTTTGAGCTGCTATGAAATTATTAACTGCCCTCAAGTATTTCGGATTAAGATTTCAGCGCTCTTTGTCCGAAGACAGGGGCCCGTATCGCTCTATTAAAAATTGGGGAAAATGAAAAGAAAATCAATTATACACATGTGGATAATTGATGAGCGCATTTTTATACCTTATCAGGGTGTTGATATCTTTTCAAAACACGTGGCGGTGTGGTAAGGTAGTATGTTAGTGACAACAATAAAAAATTTAATTGTGGATAACTATAGATACGTAATATTTCAGGAGGTGAGTGCGTGTGGAAACGGATACGATAACTGCGATTTCGACTCCGATGGGTGAAGGTGCGATTGCTATTGTCCGTTTGAGTGGACCAGAAGCGGTTAAGATTGCTGCTGATCTATTTAAAGGGAAAGATTTGAACAATGTCGATTCCCACACAATGCATTACGGAAAAATTATTGATCCAGAGACGGGTGAAATGGCGGAAGAAGTGATGGTATCCGTCATGCGTGCCCCGAGGACATTTACAAGGGAAGATATCGTTGAAATCAATTGCCATGGCGGCTTAGTTTCAGTGAATCGTTTGTTGGAGATTGTACTCGCAAGTGGAGCACGATTGGCTGAGCCGGGCGAGTTCACTAAGCGGGCGTTTCTCAATGGACGGATTGATTTATCTCAAGCTGAAGCGGTCATGGACTTGATTCGGGCAAAAACAGACCGGGCAATGAATGTCGCTCTGAAACAGATGGATGGACGCTTATCGAAGCTTATCCAGGAATTGAGACAGAAGCTGCTTGAAACATTAGCTCATGTAGAAGTGAATATCGATTATCCTGAGTATGATGATGTCGAAGAAATGTCTCATGAGATGATGGAAGAAAAGACGAAAGAGGTCCATGAAGAAGTTTCCCGTTTATTAGAAACAGCAAAACAAGGGAAGATTCTTAGAGAAGGGTTAGGAACGGCGATCATCGGCCGGCCTAATGTCGGAAAATCTTCGTTGATGAATGCTCTGGTTCATGAAAATAAAGCGATTGTGACTGAAATCCCTGGAACGACCCGTGATGTCATTGAAGAATATGTTAATGTCAGAGGTGTGCCACTAAGGTTAGTCGATACAGCGGGCATCAGAGAAACGGAAGACATCGTCGAGCGTATTGGTGTTGAGCGTTCAAGGCAGGTGTTGAAAGAAGCTGACCTCATCCTTCTTGTGTTAAACTATGGGGATGAATTGAATGAAGAAGATGAGAAATTATTTGAAGCGATTAATGATATGAATGTCATTGTCATCGTCAACAAGATGGATTTAGATCATAAATTAGATATCGATCGAGTGAAGCAACTAGCGGGAGAGCATCCTGTCATCACAACTTCATTGATTCATGAAGAAGGGATTGACCAATTAGAGAAAGCTATTGGTGACACATTCTTTGAAGGAGATTTGGACGCTGGTGACATGACGTATGTATCCAATGTCCGGCATGTCCAATTGCTCAAGCAGGCGAAGCAATCACTTGAGGATGCACAAAGCGGAATGGAACTGGGTGTGCCTCTTGATGTCGTCCAGATCGATGTGACGAGAACATGGGAGATCCTTGGTGAAATTGTCGGTGAGACCGTACATGAGAGCTTGATCGATCAGTTGTTTTCACAGTTTTGCTTAGGAAAATAATCAACAAAGGAGAGACATCCAAATGACTTATGATGCAGGGCATTATGATGTAATTGTAATAGGTGCCGGTCATGCTGGAGTAGAAGCAGGACTTGCTGCTGCAAGGCGTGGAGCGAAAACGCTTATGCTATCTTTGAACCTTGACCTTGTTGCTTTTATGCCATGTAACCCGTCAATCGGAGGGCCGGCAAAAGGGATTGTAGTACGAGAAGTGGACGCTTTAGGCGGTGCAATGGGGAAAGTCATTGATAAGACACACATTCAAATGCGTCTTCTCAACACTAGAAAAGGACCAGCAGTAAGGGCATTACGTGCTCAAGCGGATAAGCCCCTTTATATAAAAGAAATGAAGCAGGTCCTTGAAAATCAGGAAAACTTGACCCTTCGTCAAGCTATGGTAGAGAAGGTCTTAGTGGAAGATAATCAAATCAAAGGGGTCGTTACAGAGACAAAGGCTGCTTATTATGCCCCTTCAGTAATCGTAACTACAGGTACGTTCATGCGCGGCAGAGTCATCATCGGAGATTTATCTTATGAGAGTGGGCCGAATAACCAGCGTTCCACCGTTTCCCTTTCAGAACAGTTAGAGGAAATGGGCATCGAAATGGTCCGTTTCAAGACAGGGACGCCGATGCGTGTGAATAGTCATACCATTGACTACTCAAAAACGGAAATCCAGCCAGGGGAAGAGGAGCCTCGTTCCTTTTCTTACGAGACCACAGAATTTATTACAGATCAAATTCCGTGCTGGCTGACATATACGAATGAAGAAACGCACAGAATCATCAATGATAACCTGGGACTTTCAGCGATGTATTCAGGGGCGATCAAAGGAACGGGGCCACGTTATTGTCCTTCGATCGAAGACAAAATCGTACGTTTCAATGATAAGCCACGCCACCAAATTTTCTTAGAACCAGAAGGAAGAGATACCGAGGAAGTCTATGTGCAAGGACTTTCCACTTCTTTACCTGAATTCGTTCAAAATGAAATGATGCGGACAGTTCCAGGTCTTGAGAAAGCAGAAATCATGCGCGCTGGTTATGCGATTGAATATGATTCTGTCGTACCTACACAACTGTGGCCGACGCTCGAGACAAAACAAATCGAGGGGCTATTCACGGCTGGTCAGATCAATGGTACCTCCGGCTATGAGGAAGCAGCTGGCCAGGGACTAATGGCTGGAATCAATGCCGCCGCGAAAGCATTGAATTTAGAACCGTTGATTCTTGATCGTTCTCAAGGTTATATCGGTGTCATGATCGATGACCTTGTGACGAAAGGAACGGGAGAACCATACCGCCTGCTGACCTCCCGTGCTGAGTTCAGATTGATGCTCCGCCATGATAACGCTGACCTTCGATTAACGGAAATCGGCTATCAATTAGGTTTGATTCCTCAAGATCGTTACGAACGCTTCCAGGAGAAGAAACGTTTGATTGAAGAGGAGAAGAAACGCTTGGACAAGGTCATCTTGAAAGAAACGGATGAAGTACAAGCCGTCATCGAAGAAGCGGGCGGATCCAAGCTGAAGGATGCTGTAAGAGCGATCGATCTTCTGAAGCGTCCAGAGATGAAATACAGTCACCTTGAGAAAGTGACACCTAGTGATGTGACACTGCCGGAAGATGTCAAAGAGCAAGTGGAAATCCAGGTGAAATACAGCGGGTATATCAAGAAAGCCCTGGAACAAATCGACCGTATGAAGAAAATGGAGACGAAGAAGATTCCAGATGACATTGATTATGATGCCATCAATGGACTTGCGACAGAAGCGCGCGACCGCTTAAAAGCCGTCCGTCCATTATCGGTCGGTCAAGCGTCCCGTGTCTCAGGTGTCAATCCAGCTGACGTATCGATTCTCCTTGTCTATATCGAACAGGGTAAAATTGCGCGCGTGTCTGGCGAATAATTTGAAAGGATGGACTTATGGATACAAACACCTTTCTGGAAGCTCTGCAAAAACAGGGTATTGTACTGGATGAAAAACAACAAAACCAATTCCACCGTTATTTTGAGATTTTAGTGGAATGGAATGAAAAAATGAATCTCACAGCGATTACCGATCAAGAAGGGGTTTATCTAAAACACTTCTATGATTCTCTGACTGCTGCCTTTTATTATGATTTTAACGATCAACCGATCCGGATTTGTGATGTGGGAGCAGGAGCGGGCTTTCCAAGTCTTCCATTGAAAATCGTCTTTCCCCATTTGAAAGTGACGATTGTCGATTCTTTGAAGAAGCGTATCACATTTTTGAACCACTTAGCCCATGAATTGGAATTGGATGATGTCGCTTTTTATCATGACCGTGCCGAAAATTTTGGTAAAAACGCAGATTTTCGGGAAGGATACGACCTTGTTATGGCCCGTGCTGTGGCGCGAATGTCCGTACTAAGTGAATTGTGCCTTCCACTGACAACAAAAGGCGGTCACTTCATTGCAATGAAAGGGCCTAATTTGAATGAGGAAATGGAAGATGCGCAGGTCGCTATCCAAACCGTTGGCGGGGAAGTAGTGGATGTACACACCTTTGAACTGCCTGAAGAAGGTAGTGAACGGAATATCGCGATTATTGAAAAACGGAGAAAAACACCGAAGAAATATCCGCGAAAAGCGGGCACACCAAACAAAACACCGATTCAATAAGCACCTTAATCCTCTCCATCTTCAGATGGAGAGGATTTTTCATAGCCTCAGTTAAAAGTGACCTATTCCCCAAACTCGCAGGATACTTGAAGACTCGATCCCAAGATACTGTGTGGAGAAGGGGCGTTGAGGAAAGAGTCGCTTTCCACGGGAGTCCGTCGATCCTCCTCGAGTTCTTCGGGTCCTCACCTAGAACTCTTTTCCGCAAGAGTCTCCCCGTTCCCAACGCCCCTTGCAATATAGGTTTCTTTGGAATCGGTCGAAACTATTTTTAGCCTGGAAGGTTGAGATAATGCTCAAACACCCATGATAGAGCCTTTTGTAGTAGGATCCTTTTATGATCTGGAATGTTGGTTTCGTTCCTCCAATCATGGAAATAGGGTCTTGGAAATGGTGAGACTCCTGCGGGAAAGGATAGACTGGCGAGACCCCACAGGGGCGCAGCCCCGAGGAGGCTTGCCGTCTTCCCCGCGGAAAGCGATCCATTTCCAAGACCCTATTTCTCCAAGCGAAAGCAACGAAACCGAGCTTACAGATAAGGGACTTTAAAGAAAAGAGGGAGAATATGAACCTTTTAGTAATATCCGATACGCATATGCCTGAGAAAGCACGACAGTTACCAAGGCGTTTAATAGAGGAGCTGCCTGCTGCTGACATGATTATCCATGCAGGAGATTGGAAGAGTTTAGATATTTACGAACAACTGAAAACCTACGCGCCTGTTGTTGGTGTTTATGGCAATATCGATGAAGAGGATATCCGCGGAGTCTTCCCTTATAAACAGAAAGTGGAATGTGAAGGGTATACAATCGGGATCGTCCATGGGCATGGAGAAAAAAAGACTACAGAAAAACGCGCTCTCGAGGCGTTTGAGGAAGTGCCTGTCGATTTACTCATTTTTGGCCACTCCCACATACCTGTTCTCCGTTACTTTAAAAAAACACTCCTGTTCAACCCTGGTTCTGTAACAGACAAACGCAGGCTGCCTTTCTATTCTTTCGGGAAAATCACCTTAGAGAAAGACTGCTTACACGCAGAACACATCTTTTTCAAAAAATGAAGGAAAAAATTTTCTTTATTCAATTAACCTTATGAAAAGGATTTTCTTTATTGGGGTAAAAGAGTTATAATAGGGTATGAAAGCGCTATTAATAATAGATCGAAAGGGGATTTCAATGAAACAAGGTTTATTTCAATTAGATGGGAAAGTTGCAGCCGTTACAGGAGGGACCCGGGGCATTGGTCGTTCAGTCGCAATCGGATTGGCAGAAGCAGGGGCAGACATCGCTTTGCTGCAGCGCAAGCCCGATCAAACCGATGTGAAAGAGGAAATTGAATCTCTTGGAAGGACATGTCATATCATTGCTTGTGATCTGAATGATGCAGAACAAGTAAAAGGTGCGATTCCTTCAGTTGTTGAGACTTTTGGAAAAATAGATATTCTTTTAAACGCGGCAGGAATCCAAAGGCGTTCAGACGCTGTAGACTTCTCAGAGGAAGACTGGGATGAAGTGATTAACATCAACCTGAAAACCACATGGGTACTCTGTCAGCAGGCAGGAAGGTATATGGTTCCACAGGAAAGTGGCAAAATCATAAACTTCGCGTCATTACTATCCTATCAAGGAGGTATTCGGGTACCTGCCTATGCGGCTTCAAAAGGCGGTGTTTCCCAATTGACGAAAGCCCTGTCGAATGAATGGGCTCCCCATCATGTGAATGTCAACAGCATTGTGCCAGGTTACGTTGCTACAGATATGAATACGGCCCTCATCAATGATGAAAACCGTAACCAACAAATCCTTGACCGTATCCCAGCAGGCGATTGGGGTAAACCGGAAGATTTCATAGGTGCTGCTGTATTTTTAGCATCAGATGCCTCTCAATATATCCATGGTCATCAACTAGCTGTAGATGGTGGCTGGCTGGGCAGATAAAAAAATTCCGTATCACTAATAGTGATACGGAATTTTTTGTAGTGTCACAAGTCCGTTCATTGGCTCATACTCTCCAACCGTCGATCAGCTGGAGGTGAACATACCGCCATTGATATGAATGAACTGGCCTGTCATGTAGGTGGAATCATCAGAGGCAAGCAGGACATAGCTGCCGACATGCTCCACCGGTTGTCCAGGACGTCCCATCGGTGTGTTGGTTCCGAACTGCTCCACTTTTTCATCAGAAAATGTTGATGGGATCAATGGAGTCCAAATTGGTCCTGGGGCAATGCCGTTGACACGAATTCCTTTATCCACGAGC
Coding sequences within:
- the jag gene encoding RNA-binding cell elongation regulator Jag/EloR, whose translation is MKQITATGNTVETAIQSALEQLQTSEDQVDAEIIDEGKKGFLGFGTKPAIVKVSIKKNPVQDAETFIYEVAEQMGAPVQVNTEIHQREIYMDLEGEKIAMLIGKRGQTLNSLQYLAQLVVNRESDIFYTVMLDAEGYRGRRKETLENLAQRLAEKAIRTNQEVKLEPMPSYERKIIHTALQDHKKVNTDSDGNDPRRHVVIRPS
- the mnmE gene encoding tRNA uridine-5-carboxymethylaminomethyl(34) synthesis GTPase MnmE, whose product is METDTITAISTPMGEGAIAIVRLSGPEAVKIAADLFKGKDLNNVDSHTMHYGKIIDPETGEMAEEVMVSVMRAPRTFTREDIVEINCHGGLVSVNRLLEIVLASGARLAEPGEFTKRAFLNGRIDLSQAEAVMDLIRAKTDRAMNVALKQMDGRLSKLIQELRQKLLETLAHVEVNIDYPEYDDVEEMSHEMMEEKTKEVHEEVSRLLETAKQGKILREGLGTAIIGRPNVGKSSLMNALVHENKAIVTEIPGTTRDVIEEYVNVRGVPLRLVDTAGIRETEDIVERIGVERSRQVLKEADLILLVLNYGDELNEEDEKLFEAINDMNVIVIVNKMDLDHKLDIDRVKQLAGEHPVITTSLIHEEGIDQLEKAIGDTFFEGDLDAGDMTYVSNVRHVQLLKQAKQSLEDAQSGMELGVPLDVVQIDVTRTWEILGEIVGETVHESLIDQLFSQFCLGK
- the mnmG gene encoding tRNA uridine-5-carboxymethylaminomethyl(34) synthesis enzyme MnmG; translation: MTYDAGHYDVIVIGAGHAGVEAGLAAARRGAKTLMLSLNLDLVAFMPCNPSIGGPAKGIVVREVDALGGAMGKVIDKTHIQMRLLNTRKGPAVRALRAQADKPLYIKEMKQVLENQENLTLRQAMVEKVLVEDNQIKGVVTETKAAYYAPSVIVTTGTFMRGRVIIGDLSYESGPNNQRSTVSLSEQLEEMGIEMVRFKTGTPMRVNSHTIDYSKTEIQPGEEEPRSFSYETTEFITDQIPCWLTYTNEETHRIINDNLGLSAMYSGAIKGTGPRYCPSIEDKIVRFNDKPRHQIFLEPEGRDTEEVYVQGLSTSLPEFVQNEMMRTVPGLEKAEIMRAGYAIEYDSVVPTQLWPTLETKQIEGLFTAGQINGTSGYEEAAGQGLMAGINAAAKALNLEPLILDRSQGYIGVMIDDLVTKGTGEPYRLLTSRAEFRLMLRHDNADLRLTEIGYQLGLIPQDRYERFQEKKRLIEEEKKRLDKVILKETDEVQAVIEEAGGSKLKDAVRAIDLLKRPEMKYSHLEKVTPSDVTLPEDVKEQVEIQVKYSGYIKKALEQIDRMKKMETKKIPDDIDYDAINGLATEARDRLKAVRPLSVGQASRVSGVNPADVSILLVYIEQGKIARVSGE
- the rsmG gene encoding 16S rRNA (guanine(527)-N(7))-methyltransferase RsmG — translated: MDTNTFLEALQKQGIVLDEKQQNQFHRYFEILVEWNEKMNLTAITDQEGVYLKHFYDSLTAAFYYDFNDQPIRICDVGAGAGFPSLPLKIVFPHLKVTIVDSLKKRITFLNHLAHELELDDVAFYHDRAENFGKNADFREGYDLVMARAVARMSVLSELCLPLTTKGGHFIAMKGPNLNEEMEDAQVAIQTVGGEVVDVHTFELPEEGSERNIAIIEKRRKTPKKYPRKAGTPNKTPIQ
- a CDS encoding metallophosphoesterase family protein, giving the protein MNLLVISDTHMPEKARQLPRRLIEELPAADMIIHAGDWKSLDIYEQLKTYAPVVGVYGNIDEEDIRGVFPYKQKVECEGYTIGIVHGHGEKKTTEKRALEAFEEVPVDLLIFGHSHIPVLRYFKKTLLFNPGSVTDKRRLPFYSFGKITLEKDCLHAEHIFFKK
- a CDS encoding SDR family oxidoreductase, with protein sequence MKQGLFQLDGKVAAVTGGTRGIGRSVAIGLAEAGADIALLQRKPDQTDVKEEIESLGRTCHIIACDLNDAEQVKGAIPSVVETFGKIDILLNAAGIQRRSDAVDFSEEDWDEVININLKTTWVLCQQAGRYMVPQESGKIINFASLLSYQGGIRVPAYAASKGGVSQLTKALSNEWAPHHVNVNSIVPGYVATDMNTALINDENRNQQILDRIPAGDWGKPEDFIGAAVFLASDASQYIHGHQLAVDGGWLGR